A region of Moorena producens PAL-8-15-08-1 DNA encodes the following proteins:
- a CDS encoding carbamoyltransferase → MKPSQKLDSENQKATIRTQAGVLQEDAIAPMSKKPPKSRNQSDYPQIVRWSNIRTEFRMRREANPLFSPYINTRKGEVKNVVLGIGGAMAHDGNAALIVDGKLIAASQEERFTGYKHDGCFPFSAIKDCLEIAELKPWDVDVCVFAEKPVQAFLAHQTQRPSSWLSRLVGYLTPKSWQSQYTVAAQRMLPNAKFFYAWHHLCHTAAAFYTSPFESATFLCVDGRGEDVSASLGRISHNTLEVYYEQPYENGLGMLYTLLTRYLGFDFGSEYKVMGLAPYGKPLYVDHLRSLLTEGAHGGIRFTDKLTSHESLKTAQKLVANATGIPPRVAGEPLSSEQVDIAASLQVVFEEEVIKMAKFARESVDEENLLFCGGCAQNCVVAGKLRDSSLFQNVFNSPVGGDMGNGLGAALLYERQRLGKGQKVQIETHGFYLGSEPGSIPDEAQSYRLEFEGSLHEFAARLLSEGKILGWVRGRMELGARALGARSILADPRQPDMQSVLNLKIKFRESFRPFAPAVLAEEASKWFDVYQPSDYMQYTAYLKPEHRYPQPETFDSMRDRLNYVKSVVPSIVHVDYSARLQTVDAKVHPDFHKLISAFFKITGIPLIINTSFNVSGQPIVRTAQEAWKCFIHTDLDFLVINDSIFRNPFNKSQEEKIQWRKQFDNHSR, encoded by the coding sequence ATGAAACCGTCACAAAAGTTAGATTCAGAGAATCAAAAAGCTACGATTAGGACTCAAGCAGGAGTGCTCCAAGAAGATGCGATCGCTCCTATGTCTAAAAAACCGCCAAAAAGCCGGAACCAGTCAGACTATCCCCAGATTGTACGTTGGAGTAATATCAGAACTGAGTTCAGAATGCGGCGAGAAGCCAATCCTTTGTTTTCCCCCTATATCAATACTCGAAAGGGGGAAGTTAAAAATGTGGTACTGGGCATTGGTGGTGCGATGGCTCATGACGGTAACGCGGCACTGATTGTTGATGGTAAACTGATCGCTGCTAGCCAAGAGGAAAGGTTTACTGGATACAAGCACGACGGCTGTTTTCCTTTTTCAGCCATTAAGGACTGTCTGGAAATCGCAGAATTGAAGCCATGGGATGTTGATGTTTGTGTTTTTGCAGAAAAACCCGTTCAGGCATTTTTAGCTCACCAAACCCAACGACCAAGCAGTTGGTTGAGTCGGCTGGTTGGGTATTTAACCCCGAAATCATGGCAAAGCCAGTATACAGTAGCTGCCCAACGGATGCTGCCCAACGCTAAATTCTTCTACGCCTGGCATCACCTCTGCCATACTGCAGCTGCTTTCTACACTTCCCCTTTCGAGAGTGCGACTTTCCTTTGCGTAGATGGAAGAGGAGAGGATGTCAGTGCTTCCCTAGGGCGGATTAGCCACAACACCCTTGAGGTGTATTATGAACAACCCTATGAAAATGGCTTGGGCATGCTCTACACCCTATTGACGAGATACCTTGGCTTCGATTTTGGCTCTGAATATAAGGTAATGGGTCTGGCTCCCTATGGAAAACCCTTGTATGTTGACCATTTGCGATCGCTACTGACTGAGGGTGCCCATGGCGGGATTCGGTTTACAGACAAGCTCACAAGTCATGAAAGCCTGAAGACAGCACAGAAGCTTGTAGCCAATGCTACTGGAATTCCCCCACGAGTAGCTGGAGAGCCTCTTTCCTCAGAACAGGTAGATATTGCTGCTTCTTTACAGGTAGTGTTTGAGGAAGAAGTGATCAAAATGGCTAAGTTTGCCCGCGAGAGTGTCGATGAAGAAAACCTCTTGTTCTGTGGCGGGTGCGCCCAAAATTGTGTTGTGGCTGGGAAACTTCGAGATTCATCCCTTTTCCAGAATGTCTTCAACTCTCCGGTAGGTGGGGATATGGGAAATGGACTGGGGGCTGCTCTGTTGTATGAAAGACAGCGGTTGGGCAAAGGTCAAAAGGTTCAAATTGAAACCCATGGGTTTTATCTAGGGTCAGAGCCAGGAAGTATACCAGACGAAGCACAATCTTACCGCTTGGAGTTTGAAGGTTCTCTCCACGAATTTGCCGCTCGGTTGCTTTCAGAGGGCAAAATTCTTGGCTGGGTACGAGGTCGTATGGAACTCGGGGCTCGTGCTCTCGGCGCTCGCTCGATTTTAGCTGACCCACGCCAACCTGATATGCAGTCGGTTCTCAACTTAAAAATCAAATTTCGGGAGTCATTCCGCCCCTTTGCTCCAGCGGTTCTTGCCGAAGAGGCTTCTAAGTGGTTTGATGTTTACCAGCCTTCCGATTACATGCAATACACAGCCTACCTCAAACCAGAGCATCGGTATCCCCAGCCTGAAACCTTTGATTCCATGCGCGATCGCTTAAACTATGTCAAGTCTGTTGTTCCTAGCATTGTCCATGTGGATTACTCAGCACGCTTGCAAACTGTTGATGCCAAAGTCCACCCCGACTTCCATAAACTAATTAGTGCCTTTTTCAAAATAACTGGAATTCCGCTGATTATTAACACAAGTTTTAACGTCAGTGGGCAGCCCATCGTTAGAACAGCCCAGGAGGCATGGAAATGCTTCATTCACACTGATCTAGACTTTCTCGTCATTAATGATTCTATTTTCCGAAATCCATTTAATAAATCACAGGAGGAAAAAATCCAATGGAGAAAACAATTCGACAACCACTCACGGTAA
- a CDS encoding condensation domain-containing protein produces the protein MASSTPKESSINPSSQTESESLVSDFWKSVKTNIKLKHQAPPIKPVQRNGNLPLSFAQERLWYLDQLQPGNSFHNMRMALRLQGVLNIDALEQSLREILCRHEILRTTFTAVDGKPVQVISPNISPNISPNTVLELPVVDLQKLPKTERETETHRLATEEAEKPFDLAQGPLWRCKLLRLSKEEHVLISTIHHIIFDGWSNAVFWREMVALYEAFVTGKPSPLPKLLIQYADFAQSQRQWLQGQVLESQLDYWKQQLRGNVPQLELPIDYPKPTVPTHQGRLQYLALSKHLTKALKTLSHQEGVSLFVTLLAAFKTLLYRYTGQEDMIVCSPVAGRNRVQTKKLIGYFNNIVVVRTALGGNPSFREVIGRVSQVTLGATQHQDLPFQKLADLLPIPLSRGMFALQNTPSKPEQMAGITVSHLASDRQTADFDLFLSMKETGGQLKGRLQYKTDLFEAATITQMLENFQALLESVIANPDRHLEELPSFGKANPIDAVGSSSAIAIEPRKIETVLAQHPDVEESLVTIQEDPPGEKCLIAYVVPNQKQVPSLKELRRFLKQKLPNYRVPSRFVPLEAMPLTPDGNVDYTALAAPNLIRQTPEQAYVEPRTPIEQKLAEIWAKVLWRDQDVGIHDNFFDLGGHSLLSMRLVAEIEEAFQKTLPLASLSQLGTIAELASFLEQAAESTPTPSVLPPISPPSSPFPELSPEIYRKLLAYNAGRKGQRAAPNSLIVGMNTSGTKQPLFWCSGRFQYVVQLAEYLGQDQPTYAMSSGQSAIKYTNDNIKALAAHYLREILTIQPSGSYLLGGYCSGGTIAFEIAQQLLSQGKTITLLCLLEKFIPQLYPGRVALLFGRDSEFNPYNSFQNLELGWRKFYQGGFSIDLISGAHKQFWYQPHIHVFIPKLQAAIENAQREETLQTAIENTQTEETGQIFSEKAYRAELVARPSLVASAGETISIPITVKNISSVTWLSTHKSAIRLGNHWLDQTTEVIQWSDGRVDLPSDLPPGEEIELSLEVTTPVQSGHYLLELDLVEEGITWFKDFGSQTTTVEVSVNPEQETITLEQDNPEVYRCRGHWEFEKGDVDRAIINYQKALQLDPSGPVEVYQNLGDALSQQKQFPLAITAYTKALELQPDNGHVYFRLGNAQLEEKELDSAIASYQKAIELAPASAWIHQNLGKALHKQGQLESAIANYTKAIKLQPDMPELYVELSSVQLRLGQIESAIANYKEAIRLLNPDNLWVYCQLGNTYLRGGDRKAAITCYQKVIEVEPSYADAYRHWGNALTHFGELESAIAYYQKAIELQPDNPNFYHMLGNAQLKQGDIGNAIASYQKVIELNPKQFRAYTNLGHLFNKLGQLDQAYAAYTKAIQLQPKSRVVARSLENLRGKKGGM, from the coding sequence ATGGCATCCTCCACTCCCAAAGAATCCAGTATTAATCCTTCGAGCCAAACCGAGTCTGAAAGTTTGGTTTCAGATTTCTGGAAATCTGTTAAAACTAACATCAAATTAAAGCATCAGGCTCCTCCAATTAAGCCTGTCCAACGTAACGGAAATCTACCCCTTTCCTTTGCCCAGGAGCGGCTGTGGTATCTCGACCAGTTGCAGCCTGGTAACTCTTTCCATAATATGCGTATGGCCCTTCGCCTCCAGGGTGTACTCAACATAGACGCACTGGAGCAAAGTCTGAGGGAAATTCTGTGCCGCCACGAAATCCTACGCACCACATTTACCGCTGTGGATGGCAAACCTGTGCAAGTCATCTCCCCAAATATCTCCCCAAATATCTCCCCAAATACAGTATTGGAGTTGCCAGTAGTAGACCTCCAGAAACTCCCTAAAACTGAGCGGGAAACTGAAACTCACCGACTAGCCACTGAAGAGGCTGAAAAGCCTTTCGACCTGGCACAAGGACCATTGTGGCGCTGCAAACTCTTGCGCCTGAGCAAAGAGGAACATGTACTGATCTCGACAATACACCACATCATTTTTGACGGTTGGTCTAATGCTGTTTTCTGGCGAGAAATGGTTGCGCTCTACGAAGCCTTTGTCACCGGGAAGCCGTCGCCACTTCCTAAACTCCTGATTCAGTATGCTGATTTTGCTCAATCACAACGACAATGGCTGCAAGGTCAAGTGCTGGAGTCTCAGCTTGACTACTGGAAGCAGCAATTACGTGGTAATGTTCCCCAGTTAGAATTGCCCATTGACTACCCAAAACCCACTGTCCCAACTCACCAAGGTAGACTTCAATATCTAGCACTATCTAAACACCTCACCAAAGCCCTCAAGACCCTGAGTCATCAGGAGGGTGTGTCTCTGTTTGTGACATTACTGGCGGCATTTAAAACCTTACTTTATCGATACACAGGTCAGGAAGACATGATTGTGTGTTCTCCTGTGGCCGGTCGCAATCGAGTGCAAACCAAAAAGTTAATTGGATACTTTAACAATATTGTTGTAGTGCGCACTGCACTAGGGGGAAACCCAAGTTTTCGGGAAGTAATCGGTCGGGTGAGCCAAGTCACCTTAGGAGCCACTCAACACCAAGACTTGCCCTTCCAGAAGCTGGCAGATCTGCTTCCCATTCCTCTGTCGAGAGGGATGTTTGCTCTGCAAAATACCCCAAGTAAACCCGAACAGATGGCAGGCATCACGGTGAGTCATCTGGCTTCAGATCGGCAGACGGCAGATTTTGATTTGTTCCTGTCTATGAAGGAGACGGGAGGACAACTCAAGGGCAGGCTACAGTACAAAACTGATTTGTTTGAGGCAGCTACAATTACCCAGATGCTAGAGAATTTCCAGGCTTTACTGGAAAGTGTCATTGCTAATCCGGATCGGCATCTGGAGGAGTTGCCCTCTTTTGGAAAGGCAAACCCGATTGACGCAGTGGGGTCATCGTCCGCGATCGCTATTGAACCCCGAAAAATAGAAACAGTCCTAGCACAACATCCCGATGTCGAAGAAAGTCTGGTCACTATTCAGGAAGACCCACCGGGGGAAAAGTGCCTGATCGCCTATGTAGTCCCAAATCAGAAACAGGTTCCCAGCCTAAAGGAACTGCGCCGTTTCCTGAAGCAGAAGCTACCCAACTATAGGGTACCTTCAAGGTTTGTTCCCCTAGAAGCAATGCCCCTCACACCTGACGGTAACGTAGACTATACTGCTCTAGCAGCTCCCAACTTGATCAGGCAAACCCCAGAACAAGCCTATGTAGAACCTCGCACCCCCATTGAGCAAAAGCTAGCAGAAATTTGGGCGAAAGTCCTTTGGCGAGACCAAGATGTAGGCATCCATGACAACTTCTTTGACCTGGGAGGACATTCCTTACTGTCGATGCGCCTAGTGGCAGAAATTGAGGAAGCCTTCCAGAAAACACTCCCTTTAGCATCCCTATCCCAGTTAGGTACCATTGCTGAACTGGCTAGCTTTTTGGAGCAGGCAGCCGAATCAACACCAACACCCTCAGTCTTACCACCAATATCCCCACCATCATCACCCTTCCCTGAGCTGTCACCAGAAATCTATCGCAAACTATTGGCCTACAATGCTGGACGCAAAGGTCAACGAGCCGCCCCCAACTCCTTAATAGTAGGCATGAACACCTCTGGAACAAAGCAGCCCCTGTTCTGGTGTTCAGGACGGTTTCAATACGTAGTTCAACTAGCTGAGTATCTAGGTCAAGACCAGCCCACCTATGCCATGAGCTCAGGGCAGTCTGCTATAAAATACACCAACGATAATATCAAAGCCTTAGCAGCACATTACCTCAGGGAAATTCTCACCATCCAGCCATCTGGGTCTTACTTACTGGGAGGATACTGCTCTGGTGGAACGATTGCTTTTGAAATTGCCCAGCAACTACTCAGTCAAGGCAAAACCATCACCCTGCTATGCCTACTCGAAAAATTCATCCCCCAACTTTATCCAGGCCGGGTGGCACTTTTATTCGGTCGAGACAGTGAGTTCAACCCTTACAACTCTTTCCAGAACCTGGAGTTAGGCTGGCGTAAATTTTATCAGGGAGGATTCAGTATAGACCTGATCTCTGGAGCCCACAAACAGTTCTGGTATCAACCCCACATCCACGTATTCATCCCAAAATTACAGGCTGCCATCGAGAACGCTCAGAGGGAGGAAACATTACAAACTGCCATCGAGAATACTCAGACAGAGGAAACCGGACAGATTTTCTCTGAGAAAGCCTATCGAGCTGAGCTTGTTGCCCGACCATCCTTGGTAGCTTCGGCGGGAGAAACCATCTCGATTCCGATCACAGTCAAGAATATTTCTTCTGTGACGTGGCTATCGACCCATAAAAGTGCGATCCGACTAGGAAATCACTGGTTAGATCAGACCACAGAAGTGATACAGTGGTCTGATGGTAGAGTAGACCTGCCATCGGATTTGCCACCAGGGGAAGAAATTGAATTGTCCTTGGAGGTGACCACGCCAGTCCAATCTGGTCACTACTTGTTAGAACTGGATCTGGTGGAAGAGGGGATAACTTGGTTCAAAGATTTTGGTTCCCAAACCACCACCGTTGAGGTGAGTGTCAATCCTGAGCAGGAGACGATTACCTTAGAGCAAGACAATCCTGAAGTTTATCGCTGCCGAGGTCACTGGGAATTTGAGAAAGGGGATGTAGACAGAGCCATCATCAACTACCAAAAAGCCCTTCAACTGGATCCAAGTGGGCCAGTTGAAGTCTATCAAAACCTAGGAGACGCTCTGAGTCAGCAAAAGCAGTTTCCATTAGCCATAACTGCCTACACCAAAGCTCTTGAGTTACAGCCAGACAATGGACATGTTTATTTTAGGCTCGGCAATGCTCAGCTAGAGGAAAAGGAGCTAGATAGTGCCATTGCCAGCTACCAAAAAGCGATTGAGCTGGCTCCTGCATCGGCTTGGATACACCAAAACCTAGGCAAAGCTTTGCATAAGCAAGGACAGTTAGAGTCCGCCATCGCTAATTACACCAAAGCCATCAAATTACAGCCCGATATGCCGGAGCTTTATGTTGAATTAAGTTCTGTTCAGCTCAGACTTGGACAAATCGAGTCGGCCATAGCCAACTACAAAGAAGCGATTAGGTTGTTAAATCCAGACAATCTCTGGGTTTATTGTCAATTGGGCAACACTTACCTAAGAGGCGGGGATAGAAAAGCAGCGATCACCTGTTATCAAAAAGTGATCGAGGTCGAGCCATCTTATGCTGACGCCTACCGACACTGGGGGAATGCTCTGACTCACTTCGGGGAGCTAGAGTCGGCCATAGCCTATTATCAAAAAGCAATTGAATTGCAGCCAGACAATCCCAATTTTTATCATATGTTAGGCAATGCTCAGCTTAAGCAAGGGGATATAGGAAATGCGATCGCTTCTTATCAAAAAGTGATTGAGTTGAATCCCAAACAGTTTAGAGCGTACACAAATCTGGGACACCTTTTCAACAAGCTTGGGCAACTAGATCAAGCCTACGCTGCTTACACTAAAGCCATACAGTTACAACCCAAAAGTCGAGTTGTGGCTCGCAGCTTGGAAAACCTCAGGGGAAAAAAGGGGGGGATGTAG
- a CDS encoding tetratricopeptide repeat protein codes for MSKSKIKNQNPILTWVAKGNALIELGKFEEAEAVFQELSQKYPEKKQGYAGLARVAIHCQQWELVVERLDLAISLFPGDWKFLLQKINALLNIPLFEEAQQLIHAGQSRFPQTIQFTIAEANLFQKQYNYQQAQKILKTANLRYPENLTIQLEMAYNHLQLGEIQDARSLLDKLKQSSCCKKMPLFTELYLKTLSYDNNLDELKQYIQEIISSPTLNRQWFNNELLIQYSQVLVSQGHYQEAYELYNQLTRQDPGKSMVYKQQLIGLFELEKITNIEKLSNFEQTPQLGLLVEETSQSLQARLTSYLGTHSDFTEINSFLGKVIEKNQQLSSSYQTVLLNTYLSPFEVYKVTVIILDNILNKIPFSLVRLGDGEGNFLDYEETFKDFQNQDREETQILFWGNVQITLNDFKKLSNDYVSAIKNADVIGIPELYRFCQSLKSQLIKNNYGREMRGLLSIINTLTDSKFNQEHSRDKLINQTLTSCNIHHDLETWGLYRLIFNHLKECSVISCHDNISQVLREKYGVAVNRLYKIPSEYKFSQLFNYEDQQAQPHYPYYFHQICSEITVSYRGEVFLVAAGFLGKIYCNIIKNRGGIALDIGSIADYWLNYKTRWSLQGIPNHNYYGKFAKLINRDLRGAQGASL; via the coding sequence ATGAGTAAATCAAAAATTAAAAACCAAAACCCAATCTTGACTTGGGTAGCTAAAGGGAATGCCCTCATAGAACTGGGCAAATTTGAGGAAGCTGAAGCAGTATTCCAGGAACTTTCCCAGAAATACCCTGAAAAAAAACAAGGCTATGCAGGTTTGGCTCGTGTAGCGATACATTGCCAACAGTGGGAGCTGGTTGTTGAAAGACTTGATTTAGCAATTAGCCTTTTTCCAGGTGATTGGAAGTTTCTGTTGCAGAAAATCAATGCCCTATTGAATATTCCCTTATTTGAGGAAGCACAACAGCTAATTCACGCTGGACAATCACGGTTTCCCCAAACCATACAATTCACTATCGCTGAAGCGAATTTATTCCAAAAACAATATAATTACCAACAAGCCCAAAAAATCCTGAAAACAGCCAATCTAAGATATCCGGAAAATTTGACTATTCAACTTGAGATGGCTTACAACCATTTACAACTTGGCGAAATTCAAGACGCCAGAAGCCTACTAGATAAACTAAAACAGAGCAGCTGTTGTAAAAAAATGCCTCTATTTACAGAACTTTACTTAAAAACTCTGAGCTATGATAATAATCTAGATGAACTTAAGCAATATATTCAGGAAATTATATCAAGCCCAACGTTGAATAGGCAATGGTTTAATAACGAGCTGCTCATCCAGTATTCCCAAGTATTAGTTAGTCAAGGTCATTATCAAGAAGCCTATGAATTATATAATCAGTTAACCAGACAGGATCCTGGTAAATCAATGGTTTATAAACAACAACTTATTGGCCTATTTGAATTAGAAAAAATTACTAATATTGAAAAATTAAGCAATTTTGAGCAAACCCCTCAATTAGGGCTTTTAGTAGAAGAAACTAGTCAGTCCCTACAGGCTCGACTCACCTCTTATCTAGGCACTCATTCAGACTTTACAGAAATTAATAGTTTTTTGGGGAAAGTTATTGAAAAAAATCAACAACTATCAAGCAGCTATCAAACCGTTTTATTGAATACTTATCTTTCTCCATTTGAGGTCTATAAAGTCACAGTTATTATCCTAGATAATATCCTAAATAAAATCCCGTTTTCATTGGTTAGATTAGGGGATGGAGAAGGGAATTTTTTAGACTATGAAGAAACCTTTAAGGATTTCCAAAATCAGGATCGTGAAGAAACACAAATACTTTTTTGGGGTAATGTACAGATAACTCTAAATGACTTTAAAAAACTTAGTAATGACTATGTTTCAGCTATAAAAAATGCTGATGTAATCGGAATTCCAGAACTCTATAGATTTTGTCAATCATTAAAGTCTCAATTAATAAAAAACAATTATGGACGAGAAATGCGAGGGTTACTTTCTATAATTAATACCCTAACTGATTCAAAATTTAATCAGGAACACTCTAGGGATAAACTTATCAATCAAACCCTGACATCCTGTAACATTCATCACGATCTTGAGACCTGGGGACTTTATCGATTAATTTTCAATCACTTAAAGGAATGTTCAGTTATTTCATGTCACGATAATATTAGTCAAGTTCTGAGAGAAAAATACGGAGTTGCGGTTAACCGATTATATAAAATACCGTCAGAATATAAATTTTCGCAACTGTTTAATTATGAAGACCAGCAAGCTCAACCTCATTATCCTTACTATTTTCATCAAATCTGTTCCGAAATTACTGTCTCCTATAGAGGAGAGGTCTTTCTGGTGGCTGCAGGTTTCTTAGGCAAGATCTACTGCAATATTATCAAAAATCGCGGGGGTATTGCCCTTGATATTGGCAGTATTGCTGACTATTGGCTAAATTACAAGACAAGATGGAGTCTTCAGGGGATTCCTAATCATAATTACTATGGGAAGTTTGCGAAACTAATTAATAGGGATCTAAGGGGGGCTCAAGGAGCTTCATTGTAA
- a CDS encoding acyl carrier protein has protein sequence MLNSETVVKQLKEIIATEVDANLELEDIDENASLFEDGLGLDSLAIMQLITSIERHFWFRFTDDDISPDNFEDLTILSELITSKLTLYRQY, from the coding sequence ATGTTAAACTCAGAAACTGTAGTCAAGCAACTCAAAGAAATTATTGCCACAGAAGTAGATGCCAATCTTGAGCTAGAAGATATTGATGAAAATGCCTCTCTATTTGAGGATGGATTAGGACTTGACTCTCTGGCAATTATGCAACTAATTACGTCAATTGAAAGACACTTTTGGTTTCGATTTACTGACGATGATATCAGTCCAGATAATTTTGAAGACCTCACTATTTTATCGGAATTAATTACGAGTAAATTAACTCTTTACAGACAGTATTAA